gtcacatgagtgagaaagggatgaagatgctgctgtcaaaaggaaaactaccagaattgaagtccattgattttgacatgtgtgaaagttgcatcttaggaaagcagaaaaaggtgaacttcttgaaaactggcaagacaccgaaggctgaaaaattggaattagtacatactgatttgtgggggccttctccggttgcatcccttggaggttcaaggtactacatcactttcattgatgactcaagcagaaaggtatgagtttattttctgaaaaataaatctgatgtatttgaaacttttaagaagtggaaggccatggttgagacagaaacaagtttgaaagtaaaatgtttgaggtcggataatggaggagagtacatagatggagggttcagtgagtattgtgctgcatagggaattaggatggagaagaccattcctgggacaccacaacagaatggtgtggctaagcgcatgaacagaactctcaatgagcgtgccaggagtatgaggttgcatgttggattaccaaaaactttttgggctgatgctgttagcactgcagcttacctgataaaccgaggaccatcagttcccatggagttcaaACTTCCTGAAGAGGTTTGGagtggtaaagaggtaaagttttcacatttaaaagtttttggttgtgtttcttatgttcatattgattctgatgctcgtagtaaacttgatgcaaagtttaaaatatgttttttcattggctatggtgatgagaaatttggctataggttttgggatgaacaaaacaggaaaatcatcagaagtagaaatgtgatatttaatgaacaggttatgtacaaggacatgtcaactgtagtgtcagatgtcacagagatagatcaaaagaaatctgagtttgtcaacttagatgaattgactgaaagtactgtccagaaaaggggtgaagaagataaggagaatgtaaattcacaggtagatctgagtacacctgtaactgaagtccgcagatcttcTAGGAATATTAGACCTCCAtagcgttattcacccactctaaattacctcatgttgactgatggtggtgagctaGAATGTTATGATGAAaccttgcaagatgagaattcaagcaagtgggagttagccatgaaggatgagatggattccttgttggggaatcagacatgagaactgactgaattgccagtaggaaagaaggctttgcacaacaagtgggtatacagaataaagaatgagcatgatggtagcaaacgttacaaggccagattagttgttaaagggttccagcagaaggaGGGCATTGACTACatagagatattttctccagttgtgaagatgtcaacaatcagactggTACTtggaatggtggctgcagaaaacttacatcttgagcagttagatgtgaagacggcgttccttcatggtgacttggaggaagacctttacatgattcagccagaagggttcattgctcaaggacaagagaatctagtctgcaaactgaaaaagagcttgtatggcctaaaacaagctcctagacagtggtacaagaaatttgatagttttatgcatagaattgaaTTCAAGAGATGTGAAACTGATCACTGTTGTTATGTTAagtcttttgacaattcttacattatattactgttgtatgtggatgatatgcttattgcaagGTCTAGCATtaaggagattaataatctgaagaagcaattgtccaaacagtttgcaatgaaggatttgggagctgcaaagcaaatccttggtatgagaattattagagacaaggctaatgatacattgaaactttcacagtcagagtatgtgaagaaagttctcagcaaGTTCAACacgaatgaagctaaaccagtaagcacacccttgggtagtcatttcaaactaagtaAAGAACAGTCACCGAAGACAGAAGTagaaagggaccatatgagcaaggtgccttatgcctcagctattggcagcttgatgcatgctatggtgtgtacaaggccagacattgcacatgcagtgggagtcgtgagcagattcatgagtaggcctggaaagcagcattgggaggtagtcaagtggattctgagatatctgaagggttcatcagatacatgtctttgcttcataggtgcaagtttgaaactgcaaggttatgtagatgctgattttgctggtgatattgatagtagaaagagtactactatgtttgtttttactttgggtggtacagctatatcatgggcttcaaatctgcAAAAGATTATcactttgtctactacagaagctgagtatgttgcagcaactgaagctggaaaggagatgatttggctacatggtttcttagatgaattgggtaagaagcaggatatgagcattctacacagtgacagtcagagtgcaatctttcttgctaaaaattcggcttttcatttaaagtcgaagcacatacagacaaaataccactttatccgttatcttgttgaagataagctggtaatacttaagaagatttgtggatctaagaacccggcagacatgttgactaaaggtgtcactattgagaagttgaagctgtgcgcagcttcaattggCCTTttagcttgaggacaggaggatgagttgcagggatgagggattgtgttatggaggattgtggttgatgtttgcagcttgtctaaggtggagctgatggaggagtttgctagtgtaacttgatcaattcaagccaaggtggagatttgttgaagtgggcccgtgtgtggcttgaattgccacaagcccaagtCAGTCTAACCTTAGTTGACCgaatcctatttgtaataggaacCTCTTCAGCCaactttgacatatatatatatatatatatatataaatatatatattaggtttgagATTTAGTAAAGCTATAAGAGAGAAATTCCAATTAACTTAGTGTGCAgtcgcatgagagaaaatagagaaaagagaggcagccagcttctattcttattttttctgtgagagagtgctagggtgtaattgggaattgggtttcttgagagtgttcttgtgcactattgtattttccctgataatagtgaaatccctgcaactccgtggacgtaggcaaattgccgaaccacgtaaatattgtcttgtgcatgtgattgttttctttggcgtgtgtttactctatttgttttgtttctcacaggttgggattttggttaaattccctacactTGTAACTGAATTGGCGTCtctccatgcacaaagtgcttgggggtctaggggggaaagagttcgagctgcggggttaatagcatgttgtaattatttctcaaaaaaaaaaaaaaaaactataaaacttttccaaaagtcattatttatttagatataCCAAAAGTCATTATTAAAAGAGTATCTCTTTCTCTAATGAAAACTATATATTGACGGGTGAAAATAAAGTTtataggaataaaaaaaaaaaaaaaagttccgacatttatttcttttgtcaATTAAGTGCATCACATTTATTGTTACGTCGGTTTGTAAACTTTGTGtagtaaaatttgaaatatttttaataatatccTTTATTTTGAAGTTATTCGACATCCTATGCTTTGCAAAGGAATTAGGCAGTATAAATTGTGCCTTTGTTAGCATTCAAACTCTTATCAAGGAAGTCAATACCGTATTGGAGGTTGTATCGATTTGGCTAGTGGTACGATATATTTTGGGTATcagtcaataccggtgtactgtttcgggtttaccgctatatatattatttgtatatttattagtcaaattttataaatacaaaagtttaccataaaatattacatcaattcaaaacaaattattcatggttttagattttaacatcaattaaaagaacaaaaaaacacaatataaaaaataaaaagcttaattgttcattacatactaagaaaacaaataatactaataagttacaATATTTACAATAAACAACAAGCGAAGGAATGAATtaacgccaaaaaaaaaaaaaaaaagaaaaaaaaaagagaaaaaaaaaagagaaaaaaaaaaggaagaaaaaaaaagatggacaCATGATGGCTCTAACATAGCAAAAGATATACAGTAAGTGCATTAAATTGCCACACCACTTCCACCTAACCATCTGATATCATTGACTAAATATTAGATAAGGAAATTTGAAAGACACAAAACTGAAAGCACACAGTTGTAATGCATTAGCAGTGAAGAAACCAAAGCCgtaggaaaaaagaagaagaagaaggagaataAAGAAGTTGCAGTGGCAGCTACAATGGAGAAGAATGAGATCTAAATTAGAAAAgggtataaaagggaaagaaatgaAAGATTTGGAACACATATCTCAGTCATTAGGCACCAAGTTAGTGAGTCATAGACCCatttttctcatcttcttcttccttttctttttcttttttcttcttgtttgtaCCGGTCCAAAACATCTTTATCGACGAAACAGTCGGATTTTGCCGGTATGGCCgatgtttttcaaatttaaaacaagGGATCAACCTGTACCGATGCACTGACTAGTATAGTATATACTAtataccggccggtacggtacggaATTGACTTCCTTGACTCTCACACAgcctttaaatattttaagagagTTAtgctaaaaattattgtttagaGGCTTGTGCTAATAAAAATGGTGTTTATCGTACTTATGCCTATTGTAGTGCAAACCAACCCTCTTATAATTATAACCTTTTTCCATCCCTCTTCAGTTTTACCTTACCTTCTCTCTCACCCTCAACAAGATTCAACTCCTGTGCTACCATGTTTTCAATGGATTTGTAACACACACAAAGTGCCTCAAAAAATGCTTCTATATAACGCTTGTATAAAGGCTGTAATATGCATTGCCATAAGTATTACAAACACCCCTAAAAGAAACAAGAATATTGATTTTGGTAGTaaattttaacacacacacactctctctctctctctctctctctctctctctctctctctctctctctctctccaaattggggataaattacaaataaaaaaaatttgtataagtGGGTTGTACAATCTTTCCCCTActctttatttaaattattttgttacattgCAATGAGTTTTCATGCTTTCACCTgccaaaaaaccaaaatcatttACTCACCTCCTAAAGCTaccatgtaattatttatttatttattttttggggataaATTCTAACTTATATACTGGTAGTTAATTAGTTATGAATGAGATTGTGACTTATTTCAGCTTATGGGTTTCGTAATGTATGTTACTCTGATTCCCATTGTTCTGGCCCATGTTTTGCTtgtttatttcttaaatttggttttattttgataactgcatctcaaaaaaaaaaaaaaaaaatagtggattAATTGCACATtgaaaaatgagtgtgagttaaagaggtttaaagtcTATACTATGTATTCAAGAGTTAAGCTCTTTTGAATATACATTACtatcagtttctttaagacATTCTCTCCTCTTTCTGTgtgtttttaataataaaattattgtttcttaatattaatacattaagatgcatttatttattaacaaaaacaaaagacacaaaatactattagtttttatttgctaatttatttttgctttgttttttaataaaatttattatgttttggGTTGAAAATTTACATGAATTTAGGCTGGACTGGGTTAAGTTGGGCCGATGGTTTTGGAGGTAAGAAGGCCACGGTACACGAAAGAGGTGCctaaatatacatatttttgggctttacctattattattttgggcttacacctattatatataaaatatacttaTCGTTACTTTTTTCAGAAGGCCTGGGGGCGGGCCCCTCTGGGTCCGTACTCTCAgttaattttcaaacaaaaagtaACTACTAGCTAAATGGAATGTACAAGCAAAATgcttcaaattaattaatttattattatttattttaaatgaggTATGTTTGGAACATAGGGAAATGAAAGGAGAAAGAAGGGGGATTACATAGAAAGATTACtgaaatattctaaaatttagtGCATTCTGATTAGCTTTCCAAATTTgacagtatatatatatatatatatatatatatatatacatttaaagTCAAGCAGTGGCTTATTGAACGCCACATCACAATTCTTTCATTTTTGGGTATAGTTGTTCACGAAATGTGGCATGGGACATTTAACAATTTAGTATTTTCTGTACATATCAATGGTGGGTATCTTGACTCTTGCCATCTAAGTAAGAGGACAAATCAATTTAGTATATTCTATACATATctcctcacttttttttttaagaattattatgtttataacattttcccaataaattataagtagtaattgttattggttctaatttgaatcactaaagttacttttctttttcattaataacaatccATAACAAtctgtcacttaaaatttattgtaaaagtattgtaaaaatattatgggtataatatttctttacttttttctatCTCTTACTACTTTCACAATTGTCTTTCTGATTTTTCATTATCTTTACCTCATTAATGTCATGTCACTTCATTAGAAATGATAACGTGTCTCCAACTCATTTTGACCTTGACTTATCCCACTCTAACCTTacgtaaaattttttttttttttttttgtctcaaatAGGGAATAAAGCGAAAAAATATATACTtctcatgtgagaggagggagtgaTGATCTTGGACTTTACAATAATTACTCACCACTCATGGAGCAGTGTGATTAATAAGCTGTCCTGTACTCCTGTCCCATTGCTATCTTTAGCTccggattttattttttaagaaaaaaaaaaatccggatGTTAATTGtaatcttaaattaaaaaataaaaataaaaaacctcaaaaataaaaaatttgaactctTTTAAGGGTAAACGCGAAAAGAAAAGACGTGTTCTTGGCATCGcgtttttatttggaaatacgTTTCTAAAAACGCCAAAACCCCCCCACACAGTTATCTCCTCTGTTCATTCTTCTCTATCGTGCCACTGCTAAAATCTCAGGTAACCCATCTACATAGTACCTTTTATGTTATTCATTTTTTGGCTACAACTCACATATTTTCATACAATGATAAACTTATTATGTTGAATAACTGAGACTTGGTTCAATTCTTGGAGAACAGTAATGAATATTTTAGATATGTTAGAATTAGATTGAACCCAAGTCACTAACTCTTCAAAAAGTTTCTCATATAAtcaaagatgaaaaagaaaaattatcaaaatgttgttttggcatatgggtttttagttttcagttgaACCCAGACAAAATCTGCCAAAAAGGATTGAATCTGCCATTGATTTGAGACTCATTTTTGCTATTCACcaatgttttctttttggtcATTAATGTGAGATTCTTGACCTaggtaaaacttaggtacagtttCTTAGgtgttgttgggctttttttgcATCTTAGGCTAATTTCCTAAACATATTAGTAATGTGGTcgattttgaaacatttttattatgtgaGAAATTAGCCTAATGGGCAAAAAAAGCTGTGTTGTTGTACCTAATGGTTGTATTGTTACATTGGTCAATATAGTTATGTGGTTTATTTCAATTGGGGAACCTAAGtaactgtatctaagttttgtcattttgaTTATACATTATAGTATATACTTTTATCAACATCCTTAAAATTCACCAATGCAACTTCACCTCTGCCCATAATACAAACCCGTTAAGGTCAGGTTAGAACTTAGACGTGCGTTAGCTCTTTTTTCTTGGCTATATAATTTGGTAGGTATAGTGTTATGGTTCCAATAATTTTGAGCTGCAAACTATGTTTAACATAAAAGGTGTGTTATCTATCTGCAATGGGCAACTGCATATAggtagatttttctttttggaggtAAGAGCTTATTGAATGTATGTATGCACGTATAGGTCTCTCTAGATTGATGTGGCTCAGTCATTACAGGGCTACAAGAATATATTTGTATCCCTAATTTTGTAATACTTTGTAGTTCATCTttgtatctttatttattttacctagAATAATAAGCACAACTATGATGTATGGTTCTCAAATTGAGAGTTGGTGAAAATTTGAAACATAAGTGCAAGACAATCATCAGAAGGGCTGCAACTGGCAAGCAtttccaaacccaaaaatagaGAGTCAGATAACCAAATTGGAGCAGCACAGAAATTGCAGCTTACAGAGATGCATACATAGTATTTATTAGTGTTATGGATCGGAAAGATAACCAATCTCCTCAAGGTTTTAACTTTATTACTTCCTTTTCTCTTAtacctttttttccttttaaattgaaaaaaagaaaaaagaaaatagaaaaaagaaactgagtGTGAGTGAAAATTAATGGCAGGTGAAGCAGCTCGGATTTTGGTTGAATTCTTGGAAGTGGCGATCACTTCTATTGTTTTCCTCAAAGGGGTTTACCCTTCTGGTTAGTTTCTCTTTaaacccttctctctctctctctctctctctgtctctctctgtttggttgccTATAAAATTTATATGCATCAAAGcaggaggaaaagaaagaaaagaagaagtgcATTTCTGATATTGTGTTATCTATATATACCTACTTGATGAATTGGGTGATGGTGAATTTGTGGGTGAAAGGTGCATTTGAGAGGAGGAGGTATATGAATTTGGTGGTTCAGAGGGCTCGCCACCCTCAGCTCAGAGATTATATACATTCTGCTGTCTTTGGTCTTCTTCCTTTTATCCAAAAGGTTGGTTTTGGATTTagttataaataatatttaaattgatGATGCTAAATCTATAAAATGAGttccccgcccccccccccccccccccttcctttTTCGGTCAATGCAATTTCTAATGTTCTATGTAGATAAAGGATCTTTTTAGTGTATGCTATTAGTCACggtgatgtttttatttttgtaatgtaaaaataatattacaaatGCTATGGAAAACAATTGcaaatactttttctttttgattggaTAGTCATCCTCAAATTCATGATGCTTTGTTAAGTTTGTAACCAATAACTTCTGAAAGGTTTGAGTGGTTGGCAtggtaaatttgttattttccttctcaatttgttgtaagttaaataaaatacttGTCCTATATTAGTAGAGGCTATACTCAGGTGTTAAAGTGGGCTTACGTATTGGAGAATTTCACTGCTTGGCTTGTATTGAAAGAATTCACATGTTATATTTAAGTAAGGAGGAAACATTAGGTTATGTCTAGCTGACCATATTGGTTTTAGTTAACTTTGAAAGATTGATCATATATTGTGCTTTAATTTCAGAATGATTCTCTATTGCCATTTGGGTGATTATTAACCATTAAAGTGTTACAAAACATAGACCCAAATGTTGATAGTTTGAATGGAAATAAGTAGTGGGGGGGATcaatagaagaaaagaaaaattgaatggTAAATTGGGTAATTTCTACTGTCGGAGTCACCCTTCTTCTTGTATAGAATCTCTGGTATTGTCTAATTATATCCGTTAGTTAAAGATAAGATTTGCTTCTCTCATAATTTCTTTAACCAACTTCTGTCATCATAATCTCCTATAATTTTTACttgaattaaaaattcaagTATCCGTAACAGAGAGGCTCCTTacttttgatgaatttttcCAATCATCATATAGGGATGTATAAAACTTGTGTTGCAATTAGTTATTTGAATTGAGTTgcctaaatataaattttaacaaagaaTATTAAGATTTTGGTTTCATGTTATGATTATCAACTGAAACAgccttgtccttcacaaatagGGAATGGTGGAGAGAGCAGCAGTTATTTTTTTCAACACTGACGGCATCCCAGTGGAGCGTTTTGTTTTCAAGCTTGCAGTGAATCTGTCATATGGCTCAAAGGTTGAAGAAGCTGACCTGGAGTTCTCTCTTAGATCATTCTTAATCAAGCTTTCGGTCTCAGAATCTCTTACTAAGGTTCTTCCCCGCGGTAAGTGCTGAATATAGCAGTTCAGTATATTGATTCTCAGTTTAATACTTCATTCTGTATACATGTGTTACAAAATatgccttttttattattttatattattttgttatggctttcCATTATTTATCAAATGCCTTGGTGTTGGTTCCTATGCTTGAAGGAATTCTCAAGTATTTGCTGCATTCATGATCTATATcctggattttttttccttttatgtttagAATTAAGGGTAGGTCTCTAATCTACCCCCCACCTGCACCCACACTCTTCTCTTTTGACAGACTACAGGTGGGAGATAACTGCTTACTTTCGATCCCTTCCAGAAGCTAGTGCAAACAAGGATGTGGAGCAATGGATCCCAACAGACACAAGGCAGTGGGAGCAACCTCCCCTCCTGACCCCTATTAAGTCAATGAGTAGCGAACCTCTCTGTGTACAGTTATACATAGAACATCCAAGTTTATCTGAACCAAAGCCTTAAAATGGGGAAGTATAACAACACTGTATATATGCGTATATGTACCTTTAGGCAGgtactaacattttttttttttttcaatataatttagaaatatgtATACTCTGATATagcacaaaaaattataaagactGTCCTTGTAAATCTGCTGCCAAAAAAGTAACTTTATTCTCCATTTAGCATATATTTAGTTTACAAACCACAATGATTTAGTACTTACCtttgttaaaagaaaaatttacaaaGTCAAGAGATTGCAGTTATGATGCTTGACATAGAAGTGGAAGCTGAAGGAGAGATTGAGTGTGCTTAGCCTTGGGGGAAAGCAGGAAGCAATTAAGAAGATATTACCTAGAAGGATCTAGAATCTAGTAAAGATATGGCCTTCTTATTATACCTCTTGTAAACTGGGACGTCTGTGTTTctttaatagaatttttataACATATCAAAAACAGTCAAAGTATAACCTATCATTCTAGTGCATATGGTATATAATAGGGGTGGAATCGGTTTGATTTGGCCGGTTTTCTTAGTGTTTGGCCGACCAAAACTGAAATTTTCGGTTTGTGAAATTCTTAACCGAAACCAATCGAAATAATtggaaattttcagttttggttttatttCGGTTTCAGTTGGTTTTGGTCGGTTTTTGagattttcaaaaccctaactttaATGACATATCGAGATTTTCAAATCCCTAACTTTAGtcacatataaaaaaacaaagcaatagagagagaggtagagctgttgaagaacaaagaaaatcaagaaagcAATGGGAAGAAGGAGAGAAGAATCATATTGATTATCAAAAGAAGTAAAGAACGAAGCTGATCCACTGATGATCAAAAGAGACTAAGAGTGAAAGAAAAGGGGAAGCCAGTGGCAGAGGCAGAATTGGATTGGAGTGGAGTGTGGAGTGTGGAGGCTGTCTGAGAGTGAgaatgaaaactgaaaagtgtGAGTTGTGGGGTATGTAGGGTAGGGTTTCTAAAAAatgtcttttgtttttagtttaattgttttaaCTTAATTAGTTTTAGTTTAATTAGTTGATCTAATGGGTTATTGGGAGTTGGAACCAATTTAGATTAGTGTAGTTTGAAACACTTTTGAACTTAATGAAGTAGCTTTTTTGTCCACTGACTTGAAGATTTGCAACTTTGGTTGCATTATGGTACAAAAGTGACATTATGATTTGGTGATCACAAAGTCCAATGTTTTTATGTATGTTGTGGATGCTTAAACAAgtgtataaaagaagaaaactcatttctattttgtcaTAAAATGGGCTGACATAGGAGCCTCGCTAGTGGTAGATCATAATGGTTTTTACACTGTTGGCTAAAAAGATATCAATGTCATCCCATAAGGGTTCACAGAAAACAATCTGTCCTCGTACTTTGAAAGAATTCATGGAAccatttttgaaatatattgaaTTATCCAAGTCAGCACCTGCATAGTAGTTTGCAGCATCTCCTGCCTAAATCAAGGGAAACGATTTTTTGTTGAAGTTGAAGCTATTAATGGAGAGGCCCTTC
This genomic stretch from Quercus robur chromosome 4, dhQueRobu3.1, whole genome shotgun sequence harbors:
- the LOC126720703 gene encoding DNA polymerase zeta processivity subunit, with amino-acid sequence MDRKDNQSPQGEAARILVEFLEVAITSIVFLKGVYPSGAFERRRYMNLVVQRARHPQLRDYIHSAVFGLLPFIQKGMVERAAVIFFNTDGIPVERFVFKLAVNLSYGSKVEEADLEFSLRSFLIKLSVSESLTKVLPRDYRWEITAYFRSLPEASANKDVEQWIPTDTRQWEQPPLLTPIKSMSSEPLCVQLYIEHPSLSEPKP